The genome window CTTTCCTTCGCGGCCGGCAAACGGGCTGTTGTTCACGAGGAAAGTCATTTGCAGTGTAGGCTCATCAATTTTCAGGAATGGCAATGGATCTGGACGATCGACGTCACACACGGTTTCCCCTACGTTGATGTCATCCAAACCTGCGATCGCGACGATATCCCCCGCTTTCGCAGTTTTTTGCTCCACGCGCTGCAAGCCGGAGAAGCCGAACAGCTTTTGAATGCGCATTTTTTTCAAAACGCCTTCGCGAGTCGTCACGGATACCATGTCGTTCACGTTCATCGTACCGCGATAGATGCGACCAATCCCGATGCGGCCCAGGAAGTCGTTGTAGTCCAGCATGGTTACTTGCATTTGCAAGGGAGCATTTTCATCAGCGTCTGGAGCTGGCATATGCTCGATGATGGTGTCAAACAGCGGACGCAGGTCTCCTTCGAGCTTATCCGGTTCCATACCGGCAATACCTTGCAAGCCGGACGCGTATACGATCGGGAAGTCCAATTGTTCTTCTGTCGCATCCAGGTCAATGAACAGGTCGTACACTTCATTGATCACTTCTTGCGGACGGGCATTGTCACGGTCTACTTTGTTCACCACGACGATAGGCGTTACTTTTGCTTCCAGCGCTTTTTTCAAAACAAAGCGGGTTTGTGGCATACAGCCTTCAAATGCATCCACGATCAGAAGAACGCCGTCTACCATGCTCATGATGCGTTCAACCTCGCCACCGAAGTCGGCATGGCCAGGCGTGTCCAGGATGTTGATCGTAAACTCTTTGTATTTAACGGACGTTGTTTTTGCAAGAATGGTAATCCCGCGCTCCCGCTCCAGGTCGTTGGAGTCCATCATTCTCTCCTCTACCTGCTGGTTGCTGCGGAACGTGCCCGATTGAATCAAAAGCTTGTCAACCAGCGTGGTTTTCCCGTGGTCAACGTGGGCAATAATAGCGATGTTGCGTATGTCAAGACGCTTCATGTGAACCTCCTCTGTTATGCATACCTTCCATATTAGCAGTTCGTGAAACTCGGCACAATGGGGAGTTTTTTACGGAAATCCCTTCCTGAGTAGGAGACGCTCTTTTCGTCATACTAAGGAATGGAGGTGGCTCCCCATGAACAAAAATTGGTCTATTGCCATTGCAGGTGTTCTCGCGCTTTCATCATTGGCCGGTTGCGCCAGCTCCAGCGCTGGTCCTAACCAGAGTGGCACACATGCGCAAAATACGGCGAACCAAAAGCCAGCGCACATGCGCAACAGCCTTGCACACAGTCCGAATGCGTACACTCAGAGTACCAATGCAAATCATTACCGCAACGGCTATACTGTCAACGGCTTCGATCAAAACATGGCCGAGCGTCTCACCAAAGTCGCGGATGATGTGCCTGGAGTAGACCGCGCCACAGTTGTCGTAAGCGGAAAGGATGCTGTGATTGGTGTTCGCATTCGTGATAACCTAGCCCCTGAGCAGCAAAAAGTGATCGAGCAAAAGGTTCACTCAGCTGCGAGAGCTGTTTCTCCCACCATGAACATTCGTGTGACGGCTGAGCCTGCCATGTTTACTCGCATCAGGGTCATCAACGACTCGATCTACAACGAGGCACAGCAGCGCACACATAACGTCTCTCAGGTTCCCCATAGTATGGCTCACAACATGAGCAACACTGCAAATGATTTTGGGATCTTGCTCAAAGACTTAGGCCGCACGGTTACCGCTCCCTTTCGCTAACCATGTTTGACCACATATCTCACGTAAAAGAGGTGCGGACCACATCCGCACCTCTTGAATACATCCATTTGTTACTTGCTTACCAATTCAGTCGCTTTCATTTCAGGCTCGACAACTTGCAGTTCACCTGTGCCGCGAACGAGTTTCTTCGCGTAGGTTTTCTCCGGCTTCAGCACGGATACCAAGTAATCGATAGCAACTTGCGGGTCAACCGTCTCACCGCACGTGTAGCAATCAAGAGCGGCAAATCCGCGCTCTGGATACGTGTGAATGGACAGGTGGCTTTCCGA of Brevibacillus choshinensis contains these proteins:
- the typA gene encoding translational GTPase TypA, with amino-acid sequence MKRLDIRNIAIIAHVDHGKTTLVDKLLIQSGTFRSNQQVEERMMDSNDLERERGITILAKTTSVKYKEFTINILDTPGHADFGGEVERIMSMVDGVLLIVDAFEGCMPQTRFVLKKALEAKVTPIVVVNKVDRDNARPQEVINEVYDLFIDLDATEEQLDFPIVYASGLQGIAGMEPDKLEGDLRPLFDTIIEHMPAPDADENAPLQMQVTMLDYNDFLGRIGIGRIYRGTMNVNDMVSVTTREGVLKKMRIQKLFGFSGLQRVEQKTAKAGDIVAIAGLDDINVGETVCDVDRPDPLPFLKIDEPTLQMTFLVNNSPFAGREGKHVTSRKLRDRLMAELETDVSLRVEETDSPDAFVVSGRGELHLSILVENMRREGFELGVSKPEVIVRMIDGQKMEPAEMLVIDVPEEYTGPVMETLGQRKAEMVNMVNNGFGQVRLEFIIPSRGLIGYRTEFMTITRGYGILNHSFDSYRPLVQGAVGGRHAGVLISHETGTATTYGLMSVEDRGIMFIHPGTEVYEGMIVGEHNRDNDLTVNVCKEKHATNVRSATKDETVKMKAPRILTLEEALEYLNDDELCEVTPQSVRLRKKYLNKSDRERYEKQRRWEAQPQA
- a CDS encoding YhcN/YlaJ family sporulation lipoprotein, which translates into the protein MNKNWSIAIAGVLALSSLAGCASSSAGPNQSGTHAQNTANQKPAHMRNSLAHSPNAYTQSTNANHYRNGYTVNGFDQNMAERLTKVADDVPGVDRATVVVSGKDAVIGVRIRDNLAPEQQKVIEQKVHSAARAVSPTMNIRVTAEPAMFTRIRVINDSIYNEAQQRTHNVSQVPHSMAHNMSNTANDFGILLKDLGRTVTAPFR
- the speD gene encoding adenosylmethionine decarboxylase codes for the protein MEYSTFGRHVAVDTWGVQFDLLNDAEFLKKEMIEAAEACGATVLSVQAKQFSPQGATVLVLLSESHLSIHTYPERGFAALDCYTCGETVDPQVAIDYLVSVLKPEKTYAKKLVRGTGELQVVEPEMKATELVSK